The genomic window TCACTCGCTCGCGGATCTTTGAGCACATCGCGCTCACGACTCAGCTCGCCGGCCCGATCCCCTTCACGGGCTGAACCCGCCACGAAGACTGCCTGATCAGGTGCGCGCGAGAGGATGACGACATGCCCCTGGACGCGTCACTCATCCGCGTGAAAGCCATGCTCCTCGTCCCTCACCCCGATTCACCGGCTCACCTCGTGAGCGCCCACGGACCGACGCATGAGAACCCGCGGGGCTTTCACCGCCTGATCGGCGGCAGTGTCGAGTTCGGCGAAACGCATCGCGAAGCGATCGTCCGTGAGGTGGAGGAAGAACTCGGCGCGCGCATCACTGACCTCACCTACCTCGACACGATCGAGAGCCTCTTCCGCTACAACGGCGAGGCGGGTCATGAGATCATCGCGCTCTACTCCGGCGGACTCGACCCCCTGCCCCCAGAGCACGGCGGCACCCTCACCGAGTCCGACGGTTCCGTCGTACCCGTCGTCTGGCGACCGCTCGACGCTGGGAAAGAGTCCGCGCCCCTCTACCCCGTGGCCGCGGCGCCGTGGGTCCGATCCGTCGTCACCCGGACGACGGGGCGGTAACAGGAGCCGGATCACCCCTCCCCCGTCAGTCGAGCACCAGCTCGATGTTCCGGTGATCCCGGAACACCTTCACCACCAGCTCGAAGTACGTCACCCCCACGCCCGACTCGAGCGCGTCCAGAGCGCGCTGGGCGGTGGCCGCGGAGAACACCTCGGGCCGGGCGAGCTTCGCGCGGTAGTACTCGCGCGTCGCGTCGATCCCCAGCGCTTCCCGCGCGATGTCAGCCCGTTTGCACACCACTCGCACCGGCTCCGCCCCGTCGAGCACCCCGAACCCGCCGTACAGCAGGTCGTCGAGGGCGTCGAGGCTCTCGCCCAGCGTCCACTCCTCGTCGGGCATGAACACGCGGTTCAGTTCGGCGTAGAGCGACGGGATGCCATGTATCGCCGTCCCGTCGATCTCGATGGTGCGCGGGGTCATGGCATCCGTTCTTCTGGGTGGTGGAAGTGAACGACGAAGGGCCGGACGCCTGTCGGCATCCGGCCCTCTCGTGCGAACCTCGCTCGGAGGTTCCGGACGACTAGTTGCCGCCGTTGATCACCGACAGGTACGACCCGAAGGGGCGCGCGGTGTCGAGATCGGCGAAGTCGTCGGCAAGGCCCTCGTGAGGCGTGTTCTCGTTCTGCATGAACCAAGTGTCCGCGAGCGGCCGTCGTCGCGGAGGGTGGTTGACAACCGCCTAATATCTCGCCTAGCTAACTACTCTTCCCTCTAGAGACTGGATGCGCTGTTCGAGGAAGGCGATGTAGTCGGCCATGTATGCGAGCTTCGCCTCGAGACGGTCGAGCCGCGGGCTGGTGTGGCCCTGGTTGTAGTGCAACGGGGTGTTGAGGGGTACGTCCGCGTCGATCTTCGCGAGCACGGTGCGCAGCGGGTTCGAGCCATCGGCGGCATTCGTCATGACGCCAGCGTAGGCGCGCTCAGGCGCTCGGCGCCTGATCCGTCCCGGCCAGCACCGGTGCGAGCATGATGATCGCGGCGCCCACGAGCGCCACCGCGGAGCCGACGTAGTCCCACGCGGTCGGCCGGAAACCGTCGACGACGATCCCCCACGCCAACGAACCCGCGATGAAGACTCCGCCGTAGGCCGCGAGCACGCGCCCGAAGTTCGCCTCGGGCTGCAGCGCCGCGACGAACCCGTAGGCACCGAGGGCCAGGATGCCGAGCAACGCGAGCCACCATCCGCGGTTCTCGCGGACGGCCTGCCACACGAGCCACGCCCCGCCGATCTCGGCGATCGCGGCCACGGCGAACAGGATCACGATGCGCGCGGTGGTCATTCCGCCATTATCGACCGCGGAGAGCGAGCGGCCGCCACCGTGGCCGATCGGGTTACGCCGGAAAACCGGTAGATGACGGGTGCGAAACATTTGGGATGCGTGCGCTGTGCGGCCGCTACGGTTCCCTCAGGAGGTACCCATGACTCGACCCCGCACGGTGACCCACACCTACACGCTGGCGGGCGGCTGGCAGAAGGCGCACCACGGACCCCTGACGGCGGAAGTCGCCGAGAACCTGCGCCGCTCCGGCGTCACCATGGTTCGCGCGCGCCGAGGGCTCTTCGACAGCCGCGAGATCTCACTGCGCGACTACCCGCCGCGGCGGGCGGAGGCTCCGGTCCGCCCGCGCTGAGGGTCGTCAGCGGCCGGGGCGGAGCAGACCGCTCTCGTACGCGGCGATCACGAGTTGCGCACGGTCGTGCGCGCCGAGCTTCACCATCGTGTTCTTGACGTGCGATTTCGCCGTGTGCGGTGAGATGAACAGCCCGCCGGCGATCTCGTCGTTCGAGCGTCCGCGGGCGACGAGCAGCAGCACCTCGCGCTCGCGATCGGTCAACGCCTCGAGCGACGGGGGCGCGCTCCCCTGCGCCGGCGCCGCGCGCACCCAGGTCTCGATCAACGCGCGCGTCGCCGCCGGTGACAGAAGCGCCCCACCCTCGTGGACCGCGCGCACGGCGCGGACGATGTCGTCGGGCTCGGCGCCCTTGCCGATGAACCCGCTGGCTCCGGCGCGCAGCGCCGAGACGACGTACTCGTCCTCCTCGAAGGTCTTCAGAATGAGCACTCTGGTATCGGCGAGGGCGGGGTCGGCGCAGATCACCGCGGTGGCGTCGATGCCGTCCATCCGCGGCATCCGGATGTCGCACACCACCACATCGGGGCGGAGGCGCCGGGCGAGCTCGACCGCGGCCTCGCCGTCGGCGGCCTCGCCCACGACCGTGGTCCCCTCGGCCGCGTCCAGCAGGTCGCGGACGGCGGAGCGGATGAGCGACTGGTCGTCGACGACGATCACGGTGGTCACGGGGCTGTCTCCGATCGAACGGGGGCGGGGAGGGGAAGACGCGCCGCCAACCGGAAGCCGCCGGGGGCGAGGCCGGCGTCGAGCTCGCCGCGCACGGCGTCGACCCGCTCGCGCAGGCCGATGAGCCCGAATCCCGACGTCGGCGGCGCCTCGGCGGGCTCGGGCACGCGATCCAGGGGGTTCGTCACCACGACTTCGAGCACGTCTCCATCGCGACGCATCAGCACGTGCGCGCGGCGGGTGGTGCCGTGCTTCACCGCGTTCGTGAGTCCCTCCTGCACAACGCGGTAGGCCACGATGCCGATTCCGATCGGGATGCCGCTGCCCTCGGCATCCGTCCCGATCTCGTCGCGCACCACGACGTCCCATCCCGCCACCCGCACCGACTCGACCACCTCGGGAACACGTGCCAGCCCGGGCTGCTCGCGCGCCGCGGCCTCGTCGGGAGCGCGGAGCACGCTGAGCATCGCCCCGATCTCGCCCAGCACGTCGCGCGAGGTGGTGCGGATGGTGGCGAGCGCATCCCGTGCTTTCTCGGGCCGCGTCTCGAGTGCCGAGGACGCCACCCCCGCGTTCAGGCTGATCACCGAGATCCGGTGGGCGACCGCGTCGTGCAGATCGCGCGCGATGCGCAGGCGCTCCTCGGTGACGCGCCGCCGGGCCTCGGCCTCGCGGGTCTCTTCGGCTCGTCGCGCGCGCTCCTCCACCGCCTCGACGTAGGCGCGCCGCGATCGGGCGGCGTCACCGATCGCCCCGGCGAGGGCCAGGGCCAGCCCGACCTGCAGAAAGCGCGTGTCGACGCCGCTGACGAGCGAGACGACGATGCTCCCTCCCGTCGTGGCGACGACCGCCGCGAGGATCGCGGGCACCGACCGTCGGCGTGCGGTGCGCTGCGCGACGGTGTACGCCGCGACGATCATCGCGAGGGTCGCTCCCGGCGACTGCGTACCCAGCACCAGCGCCCCCAGGTACAGCGCGACGCACGCGGCGAGCGCGAGCCGCGGTCTCGCGCGACGCATCGGCAGGACGAGGGCCGGCAGCAGAACCAGCACGAGGGCGAACGGCTGAGAAGGGCGCAGCTCCGCGAGCGGGAGAGGGGCGAAAGCGGGGCCGACCACGAGGACGGCCAGGCCGAGGTCGGTCAGCCACGGGCGCGCGGCCCAGAACGACCGCGGCGCGGACGTCGGAGTCTCGGGAGCGCTCACCGGTCCAGTCTGTCGTCTCGCGCGGGCCCGGGCGATCGCCCCGGCGGGTCATTCGCGAATACCCCCGTGGGGGGAGTCGTCCTCCCCGGCGGTGGGACGCGGCATCCGGGGTCCGAGCGCGAGGGTGGGGTCATGGCATCCGATCCCGCTCCCCCACTCCTCTCGGTCACCGACCTGCACAAGTCGTATGGTCGCGGCTCCGCCCGCTTCGACGCCTTGCGCGGGGTGACCCTCGACATCCACCGCGGCGAGAGCATCGCCATCCTCGGCAAGAGCGGCTCGGGCAAGTCGACGCTCATGCACCTGCTGGCTCTGATGGACGCGCCCACGCGCGGCGCCGTGCTCCTCGACGGAGTGGATGCCACGACCCGGCGCGGACGCCGGCTCAACCGCACGCGCAACAAGACGTTCGGCTTCGTGTTCCAGCAGTTCTTCCTGACGCCGACCGCGTCGGTGTTCGACAACGTCGTGCTGCCGCTGAAGATCGCGGGCGTGGGGCGCGGCGAGCGCAAGCGCCGGGGACTCGCGGCCCTGGCCGAGCTCGACATGGGCGACAAGGCCCGCAACAAGGCCACGGCCCTCTCGGGCGGGCAGAAGCAGCGCGCCGTCATCGCCCGCGCCCTCGTGAACGACCCGCAGGTGATCTTCGCCGACGAGCCGACCGGGAACCTGGATTCGGCGACCGGGGCGGTGGTCGAGGACATCCTCTTCCGCCTCAACCGCGAGCACGGCATCACCCTCATCATCGTCACGCACGACGAAGACCTCGCGGCCCGGTGCGACCGGCGCGTGCAGATCCGCGACGGACTCATCGTCGCCGAGGAACGGAGCGCGGCATGAAGACCCTCGATCTGGTGAGTACCGCCGTCGCCAACACGTTCCGCTCGAAGACGCGCACGATCCTCACGGTGCTGGCGATCTTCGTCGGCGCCTTCACCCTGACCATCACCAACGGGCTCGGCACCGGCATCAACGCGTTCATCGACAGCACCGTCAGCGCAATGGGCGCCTCGGACGCGCTGACCGTGACCAAGACGAGCACCGATGCCACGGCATCCACCGCTCCTCAGAAATACGATCCGGATGCCATCTCGTCGGGGCGTCAGGCGGGCCCTCCTGGAACGACGAGCGAGGTGACCGCGCTGACCGACCCGGACATCACCGCGCTCGCGGCGGTGCCGGGCATCGCGAAGGTCGTGCCGGTGAAGTCCGTGACGATCGACTACGTGCAGGCGCCGGGCGGCGACCCGTACGTCGCCCGGGCCGGCAGTCTCGTGGCGGGGCAGACACCCCAGATGGGCGCGGGGGTGGCCCCCGACGACGGTTCGCCGGCGCTGCAGGTCGCCCTCCCCGACGCGCTGGTCGAGCCGATGGGCTTCGCCGACGCCGACGCCGCCGTGGGCGCCACCGTGACCATCGCGGTCACCGATCCGGTCCGCACACAGCACACGGTCGAAGCGACCGTGACCGGGGTGACCGAGGAGGCCTTCGGCAGCACCACGACGCTGACGACGAACGCAGCCCTTGAGGACGCCCTGTCGGCCGCGCAGAACACCGGCGTCCCCGCCGACCAACTCGACCGGTACGCCTCGGCGAGCGCGACGATGGCAGCGGGCGCGAACGTGACCGATGTGAAGGCCGCGCTCACCGACGCCGGCTACACGGGGACGACGGTCGCCGATCAGCTGGGCACGTTCGAAGCGGTGATCAACGGGATCGTGCTGGTCTTGAACGCCTTCGCGATCATCGCCCTGCTGGCGGCGAGCTTCGGCATCGTCAACACCCTGCTGATGTCGGTGCAGGAACGCACGCGCGAGATCGGCCTGATGAAGGCGATGGGCATGGGGAGCGGGCGCGTGTTCTCGCTGTTCAGCCTCGAGGCGATCTTCATCGGCCTGCTGGGCAGCGCGCTCGGCGCGGTCGTGGCGATCGGGGTGGGGACGGCGGTCAGCGCCCAACTCGCGAAGAGCCTGTTCAGCGAGCTGCCGGGGCTGCAGCTCATCGCCTTCGATCCGGTGTCGATCGTCGTGACGACGCTCGCGGTGATGGGCATCGCGTTCCTCGCCGGAACCCTGCCGGCGGCCCGCGCCGCCCGCGCCGATCCGGTCGAGTCGCTGCGGTACGAGTGAGACGAGGGCCGGTGCGCGGGGACACCCCGGTGCATCGGCCTTCGACGCGTCGACCGGCGTAGCGTGGGTTCCGCCACTCGACGCCGAGGGAGAACATGGACGCCGACGTCATCATCATCGGAGCGGGACTCGCGGGTCTCGTCGCGAGCGCCGAACTCGCCCGCGCGGGCAAGAGCGTGATCATCGTCGAGCAGGAGAACGCCGCCAACCTCGGTGGGCAGGCGTTCTGGTCGTTCGGGGGGATCTTCCTCGTCGACTCCCCCATGCAGCGGCGCCTCGGGGTGAAGGACTCCCTCGACCTCGCCTGGCAGGACTGGCAGGGCTCCGCCGGGTGGGACCGTCTCGACGGCCCGCACCCCGAGGACGAGTGGGCGCAGAAGTGGGGCCGCGCGTACGTCGAGTTCGCCGCCGGCGAAAAGCGCTCGTGGCTGCAGCAGCAGGGCGTGAAATTCACCCCCGTGGTCGGGTGGGCGGAGCGCGGGTCGCTCACCGCCGGCGGCCACGGCAACTCCGTCCCCCGCTTCCACGTGCCGTGGGGAACGGGCACGGGTATCTCGGAGCCGTTCGCCGACAGGGCGAGAGCAGCGGATGCCGTGGACCTCCGCTTCCGCCATCGCGTCGACGGACTGCTCGTCAGCGACGGCGCCGTCACC from Microbacterium testaceum includes these protein-coding regions:
- a CDS encoding sensor histidine kinase, giving the protein MSAPETPTSAPRSFWAARPWLTDLGLAVLVVGPAFAPLPLAELRPSQPFALVLVLLPALVLPMRRARPRLALAACVALYLGALVLGTQSPGATLAMIVAAYTVAQRTARRRSVPAILAAVVATTGGSIVVSLVSGVDTRFLQVGLALALAGAIGDAARSRRAYVEAVEERARRAEETREAEARRRVTEERLRIARDLHDAVAHRISVISLNAGVASSALETRPEKARDALATIRTTSRDVLGEIGAMLSVLRAPDEAAAREQPGLARVPEVVESVRVAGWDVVVRDEIGTDAEGSGIPIGIGIVAYRVVQEGLTNAVKHGTTRRAHVLMRRDGDVLEVVVTNPLDRVPEPAEAPPTSGFGLIGLRERVDAVRGELDAGLAPGGFRLAARLPLPAPVRSETAP
- a CDS encoding NUDIX domain-containing protein, with translation MPLDASLIRVKAMLLVPHPDSPAHLVSAHGPTHENPRGFHRLIGGSVEFGETHREAIVREVEEELGARITDLTYLDTIESLFRYNGEAGHEIIALYSGGLDPLPPEHGGTLTESDGSVVPVVWRPLDAGKESAPLYPVAAAPWVRSVVTRTTGR
- a CDS encoding alternative tryptophan synthase beta-subunit; this encodes MTRPRTVTHTYTLAGGWQKAHHGPLTAEVAENLRRSGVTMVRARRGLFDSREISLRDYPPRRAEAPVRPR
- a CDS encoding ABC transporter permease; translation: MKTLDLVSTAVANTFRSKTRTILTVLAIFVGAFTLTITNGLGTGINAFIDSTVSAMGASDALTVTKTSTDATASTAPQKYDPDAISSGRQAGPPGTTSEVTALTDPDITALAAVPGIAKVVPVKSVTIDYVQAPGGDPYVARAGSLVAGQTPQMGAGVAPDDGSPALQVALPDALVEPMGFADADAAVGATVTIAVTDPVRTQHTVEATVTGVTEEAFGSTTTLTTNAALEDALSAAQNTGVPADQLDRYASASATMAAGANVTDVKAALTDAGYTGTTVADQLGTFEAVINGIVLVLNAFAIIALLAASFGIVNTLLMSVQERTREIGLMKAMGMGSGRVFSLFSLEAIFIGLLGSALGAVVAIGVGTAVSAQLAKSLFSELPGLQLIAFDPVSIVVTTLAVMGIAFLAGTLPAARAARADPVESLRYE
- a CDS encoding response regulator transcription factor, yielding MTTVIVVDDQSLIRSAVRDLLDAAEGTTVVGEAADGEAAVELARRLRPDVVVCDIRMPRMDGIDATAVICADPALADTRVLILKTFEEDEYVVSALRAGASGFIGKGAEPDDIVRAVRAVHEGGALLSPAATRALIETWVRAAPAQGSAPPSLEALTDREREVLLLVARGRSNDEIAGGLFISPHTAKSHVKNTMVKLGAHDRAQLVIAAYESGLLRPGR
- a CDS encoding ABC transporter ATP-binding protein, with the protein product MASDPAPPLLSVTDLHKSYGRGSARFDALRGVTLDIHRGESIAILGKSGSGKSTLMHLLALMDAPTRGAVLLDGVDATTRRGRRLNRTRNKTFGFVFQQFFLTPTASVFDNVVLPLKIAGVGRGERKRRGLAALAELDMGDKARNKATALSGGQKQRAVIARALVNDPQVIFADEPTGNLDSATGAVVEDILFRLNREHGITLIIVTHDEDLAARCDRRVQIRDGLIVAEERSAA
- a CDS encoding YnfA family protein, producing the protein MTTARIVILFAVAAIAEIGGAWLVWQAVRENRGWWLALLGILALGAYGFVAALQPEANFGRVLAAYGGVFIAGSLAWGIVVDGFRPTAWDYVGSAVALVGAAIIMLAPVLAGTDQAPSA
- a CDS encoding ribonuclease inhibitor, whose amino-acid sequence is MTPRTIEIDGTAIHGIPSLYAELNRVFMPDEEWTLGESLDALDDLLYGGFGVLDGAEPVRVVCKRADIAREALGIDATREYYRAKLARPEVFSAATAQRALDALESGVGVTYFELVVKVFRDHRNIELVLD